In the [Clostridium] colinum genome, one interval contains:
- a CDS encoding lytic transglycosylase domain-containing protein: protein MVYFLDGKKITKALKLIIFFIILIFLANGIINYILPIKYERIIEKYAKKYNIEKSLVFAVINAESRFNKNAVSNKGAIGLMQIMPETGEWLAKKIDIKEFSENMLYDPETNIKLGTYYLSYLLEKFEDETLALCAYNAGSTNVYRWLNNEKYTKDGNIHTIPFKETNNYVKKIDIMKKGYNILFKINIL from the coding sequence AAAGCTTTAAAACTTATAATATTTTTTATTATATTAATATTTTTAGCAAATGGTATTATAAATTATATATTACCTATAAAATATGAACGTATAATAGAAAAATATGCAAAAAAGTACAATATAGAAAAAAGCCTTGTATTTGCAGTTATAAATGCAGAAAGTAGGTTTAATAAAAATGCAGTATCTAATAAAGGTGCAATAGGACTTATGCAAATAATGCCAGAAACAGGAGAATGGCTTGCAAAAAAAATAGATATAAAAGAATTTTCAGAAAATATGCTATATGACCCAGAAACAAATATAAAATTAGGCACTTATTATCTTAGTTATCTTTTAGAAAAATTTGAAGATGAAACATTAGCTTTATGTGCTTATAATGCAGGTAGCACTAATGTTTATAGGTGGCTTAATAATGAAAAATATACAAAAGATGGGAATATACACACCATACCATTTAAAGAAACAAATAATTATGTAAAAAAAATAGATATAATGAAAAAAGGATATAATATTTTATTTAAAATTAATATATTATAA
- a CDS encoding ABC transporter substrate-binding protein, with product MKIYKRLLIMLICIILVGCENDDKTNTQNNTKQTNNAEKNEDKSQPQDNKKVAIEGGELILSMRMPKTLNPLINEDVTVDNILKIMFEPLFSIDSETLKPTPNLASSYSISEDGKTVYINMRTDIYWHDGSPVTATDVVFSLDTIKATPTSLYTNVLNKVASYSSKGSQVIINYTEPYSFFMHNLCFPIIPKHYYKNNLDIENSKSLKPLGNGSFKYSNYRLANELILEKTTSFKGKPYINTIKVIITSDSQTDLYAFEKNIINSISIDFSDWGNLNYKREKISTGITTNNFEYLGFNFEKDIFKNLELRKAIAYSIPKDEIINNIYLGNGQKTLSPINPKSFLAYKELEKYDYSMQKSIEALGKANLTKEQINFTLLVNEENKERTETAELMQKRLNQVGLNIEIIKKPFEEYKKDLEDGNFDMFLAGIDFGIVPNFQSFLMSSGTGEGGINYQNFTDATMDFLIGEMYIATSEEKFMNACVNMQKYFSEQLPVVGIFFKEQILLTDYTVNGEKKPNIYNQFNNIEKWYIEQEVDN from the coding sequence ATGAAAATATACAAAAGACTTTTAATTATGCTTATTTGTATTATTTTAGTAGGCTGTGAAAATGATGATAAAACAAATACTCAAAATAATACAAAACAAACTAACAATGCAGAAAAAAACGAAGATAAAAGCCAGCCACAAGATAATAAAAAAGTGGCAATAGAAGGTGGAGAGCTTATACTTTCTATGCGTATGCCAAAAACATTAAATCCTTTAATAAATGAAGATGTAACAGTTGATAATATATTAAAAATTATGTTTGAGCCACTTTTTAGCATAGATAGTGAAACTTTAAAGCCAACGCCTAATCTTGCTAGCTCTTATTCTATTTCTGAAGACGGTAAAACAGTATATATAAATATGAGGACAGATATATACTGGCACGATGGAAGCCCAGTAACAGCCACAGATGTTGTTTTTTCATTAGATACCATAAAAGCCACACCTACATCTTTATATACAAATGTTTTAAACAAGGTAGCATCATATAGTAGCAAAGGGAGCCAAGTTATCATAAACTATACAGAGCCTTATAGTTTTTTTATGCATAATTTGTGTTTTCCTATTATACCAAAGCATTATTATAAAAATAATTTAGATATAGAAAATAGCAAGAGCTTAAAGCCTTTAGGTAACGGAAGTTTTAAATATTCTAATTATAGGTTAGCAAATGAACTTATTTTGGAAAAGACAACGTCTTTTAAAGGTAAACCATATATAAACACAATAAAAGTGATTATAACATCAGATAGTCAAACAGATTTATATGCTTTTGAAAAAAATATAATAAATAGTATTTCTATTGATTTTTCTGATTGGGGTAACTTAAATTATAAAAGAGAAAAGATAAGCACAGGTATAACAACAAATAACTTTGAGTATTTAGGATTTAATTTTGAAAAAGATATATTTAAAAATTTAGAGCTTAGAAAAGCTATAGCTTATTCTATACCTAAAGATGAAATAATAAATAATATATATTTAGGAAATGGGCAAAAAACTTTATCGCCTATAAATCCAAAATCTTTTTTAGCTTATAAAGAGCTAGAAAAATATGATTATAGTATGCAAAAATCTATAGAGGCTTTAGGAAAAGCAAATTTAACAAAAGAGCAGATAAATTTTACATTATTAGTAAATGAAGAAAATAAAGAAAGAACAGAAACAGCAGAGCTTATGCAAAAAAGGTTAAATCAGGTAGGCTTAAACATTGAGATAATAAAAAAGCCTTTTGAAGAATATAAAAAAGATTTAGAAGATGGTAATTTTGATATGTTTTTAGCTGGTATAGACTTTGGGATAGTACCTAATTTTCAAAGCTTTTTAATGTCTTCTGGAACTGGTGAAGGAGGTATTAATTACCAAAACTTTACAGATGCTACAATGGACTTTTTAATAGGCGAAATGTACATTGCAACTTCAGAAGAAAAATTTATGAATGCGTGTGTAAATATGCAAAAGTATTTTTCAGAGCAACTACCAGTGGTAGGTATATTTTTTAAAGAACAAATACTTCTTACAGATTATACTGTAAATGGAGAAAAAAAACCTAATATTTATAACCAATTTAATAATATAGAAAAATGGTATATAGAACAGGAAGTGGATAATTGA
- a CDS encoding galactose-1-phosphate uridylyltransferase, whose product MIRKNFLTGEYVIFSLDRVKRPQNIKKDILTTPIKFCPFCTENKHMISEPIYRSFNDEIRLIYNKYPIISDINENYGVHYVLIDTKSHEKSIINYTDEHMFYLMKSIKDILNILYKDKNLKYVQIFKNQGRNAGASQSHSHWQILGLSILPNKQKYMIDVLNKYEKENKKCYFCSNNFDENIVYENNEFLAFCPEDCLYCYEINIIPKKHITSIRYLDDTMLEQLGIILKKCLIKLNLIYINLDYNICVYNGFKEEDEYHFFIQIIPRIGNLAGFEFSTGMFVNSVLPKEAAKSLREI is encoded by the coding sequence TTGATTAGAAAAAATTTTTTGACTGGAGAATATGTTATTTTTTCTCTAGATAGAGTAAAAAGGCCACAAAATATTAAAAAAGATATACTTACAACACCTATTAAGTTTTGCCCATTTTGCACAGAAAATAAACATATGATATCTGAACCTATATATAGAAGCTTTAATGATGAAATACGCTTAATATATAATAAATATCCTATAATATCAGATATAAATGAAAATTATGGAGTCCATTATGTATTGATAGATACAAAAAGCCACGAAAAAAGCATAATAAATTATACAGATGAGCATATGTTTTATTTAATGAAATCTATAAAAGATATATTAAATATTTTATATAAAGATAAAAATCTTAAATATGTACAAATATTTAAAAATCAAGGTAGAAATGCAGGAGCATCTCAGTCTCACTCTCATTGGCAAATTTTAGGCTTATCTATTTTGCCTAATAAACAAAAATATATGATAGACGTATTAAATAAATATGAAAAAGAAAATAAAAAATGTTATTTTTGTAGTAATAATTTTGATGAAAACATAGTATATGAAAACAATGAGTTTTTAGCTTTTTGTCCAGAAGATTGTTTATATTGTTATGAAATAAATATTATACCCAAAAAACATATTACAAGTATTAGATACTTAGATGACACAATGCTAGAACAACTAGGAATTATATTAAAAAAATGTTTGATAAAGTTAAATTTAATATACATTAATTTAGACTATAATATTTGTGTATATAATGGATTTAAAGAAGAAGATGAATATCACTTTTTTATACAAATTATACCAAGGATAGGCAATTTAGCAGGGTTTGAATTTTCTACTGGTATGTTTGTAAACTCTGTTTTACCAAAAGAAGCAGCAAAATCTTTAAGAGAAATATAA
- a CDS encoding D-alanine--D-alanine ligase family protein, translating to MKTNLMILKGGTSLEREISLKSFENVMQNIDKKKYNILDIDVKDIDILIENIKNFKPHIVLNLIHGGMGEDGTIQSLLSLLNIKYVGSKALSSGICMDKNISKTILKANNIPVIDYVYIKKDENPYLYKVDIDELMYPVIVKPNKGGSSIGIKIAKNIEQVFEAIESIKKLDDDILIEKFISGKEVTCSIVQNKEGLYVLSILDINTNSDIFDYSAKYDKETNIDFSNLPNFLQTMIKEVAKKVFNVLKCEGYVNIDFIIKEDDIYVLEINTIPGFTNKSLLPKALMLCNKSFTDFLDEIIEFAM from the coding sequence ATGAAAACGAATCTTATGATTTTAAAAGGTGGAACTTCTTTAGAAAGGGAAATATCTTTAAAATCTTTTGAAAATGTTATGCAAAATATTGATAAAAAAAAATATAATATATTAGATATAGATGTAAAAGATATAGATATATTAATTGAAAATATAAAAAATTTTAAACCTCATATAGTTTTAAATCTTATACACGGTGGTATGGGCGAAGATGGTACTATACAATCGTTATTATCATTATTAAATATAAAATATGTAGGTAGTAAAGCACTATCTAGTGGTATATGTATGGATAAAAATATCTCCAAAACTATATTAAAAGCTAACAATATACCAGTTATAGACTATGTTTATATTAAAAAAGATGAAAATCCATATTTATATAAAGTAGACATAGATGAACTAATGTATCCAGTTATAGTAAAACCTAATAAAGGTGGGTCTAGCATAGGGATAAAGATAGCTAAAAATATAGAACAAGTATTTGAAGCTATAGAAAGTATAAAAAAATTAGATGATGATATTTTAATTGAAAAATTCATATCTGGTAAAGAAGTAACTTGTAGTATAGTACAAAACAAGGAAGGTTTATATGTATTATCTATATTAGACATTAATACAAATAGTGATATTTTTGACTATAGCGCTAAATATGATAAAGAAACTAACATAGATTTTTCAAATTTACCTAACTTTTTACAAACAATGATAAAAGAAGTAGCAAAGAAAGTGTTTAATGTTTTAAAATGTGAAGGCTATGTAAATATAGATTTTATAATAAAAGAAGATGATATATACGTTTTAGAAATAAATACTATACCTGGATTTACAAATAAAAGCTTGTTACCTAAAGCACTTATGCTTTGTAACAAAAGTTTTACTGATTTTTTAGATGAGATAATAGAATTTGCTATGTAA
- a CDS encoding aspartate-semialdehyde dehydrogenase codes for MKKVNLAVVGVTGMVGRTFLKVLEEKNLPIDKFYAFASKKSAGSKITFNGKEYEVEELKPESFDRGIDIALFSAGGETSRIYSPIAKSKGCIVIDNSSYFRMDKDVPLVVPEVNPEDIAKNKGIIANPNCSTIQAVVALKPLHDKYKIKRIVYSTYQAVSGAGRAGVIDLQEGLKGNEPKMFLHPIANNCIPHIDNFLDNGYTKEEMKMINETKKILHDDNIKITATTVRVPVENSHSESINVEFYNQFDMEELIQDLKNMQGVVVLNDYTKNEYPLATISNGTDEVYIGRIRRDESVESGINMFVVADNIRKGAASNAVQIAEYIIKNEMF; via the coding sequence ATGAAAAAAGTTAATTTAGCTGTTGTTGGTGTTACAGGTATGGTTGGTAGAACTTTCTTAAAGGTTTTAGAAGAAAAAAATTTACCTATAGATAAGTTTTATGCATTTGCATCTAAGAAAAGTGCGGGCAGTAAAATAACTTTTAATGGTAAGGAATATGAAGTAGAAGAGCTTAAGCCAGAATCTTTTGATAGAGGTATAGATATAGCGTTATTTTCGGCAGGAGGAGAAACAAGCCGTATATATTCTCCTATTGCAAAAAGTAAAGGTTGTATAGTTATAGACAATAGCTCATATTTTAGAATGGATAAAGATGTTCCGTTAGTTGTACCGGAGGTAAACCCAGAAGATATTGCTAAAAATAAAGGAATTATAGCAAACCCTAATTGTTCTACTATACAAGCAGTTGTTGCATTAAAACCTTTACACGATAAATATAAAATAAAAAGAATAGTATATTCTACTTATCAAGCTGTTTCTGGAGCAGGTAGAGCAGGTGTTATAGATTTACAAGAAGGCTTAAAAGGTAATGAGCCTAAAATGTTTTTACATCCAATAGCTAACAACTGTATACCTCATATTGACAACTTCTTAGATAATGGATATACAAAAGAAGAAATGAAAATGATAAATGAAACTAAAAAGATATTGCACGATGATAACATAAAAATAACAGCAACTACTGTTCGTGTACCTGTAGAAAATTCTCATAGCGAATCTATAAATGTAGAGTTTTATAACCAATTTGATATGGAAGAACTTATACAAGATTTAAAAAATATGCAAGGTGTTGTAGTTTTAAATGATTATACAAAAAATGAATATCCTTTGGCTACAATATCTAATGGAACAGACGAAGTATACATAGGAAGAATTAGAAGAGACGAAAGTGTAGAAAGCGGTATAAATATGTTTGTTGTGGCAGATAACATAAGAAAAGGAGCAGCTTCTAATGCTGTTCAGATAGCAGAATATATTATAAAAAATGAAATGTTTTGA
- the dapA gene encoding 4-hydroxy-tetrahydrodipicolinate synthase, whose translation MSIFTGSGVAIVTPFKEDKTIDFQTFEKLINFQIENGTDAIIVCGTTGEPSTLTNEERFEVIKFCVEKVAKRVPVIAGAGSNNTKQSVELCKRCEQIGVDGLLIVTPYYNKTTQKGIINHYKILAESVNLPIIIYNVPSRTGLNMTPKTVLELSKIDNIVGIKEASGNISQIVEIASICPKDFYIYSGNDNQILPILSIGGKGVISVMANIIPKDTHNIIEKFLNGEFEESKDLQLSVIELNNALFCEVSPIPIKTALELMGYGKAYFREPLVDMEEDDVIVLKNAMKNYKLIK comes from the coding sequence ATGAGTATTTTTACAGGGTCTGGTGTTGCAATAGTAACTCCTTTTAAAGAAGATAAAACAATAGATTTTCAAACATTTGAAAAGCTTATAAATTTTCAAATAGAAAATGGTACAGATGCTATTATAGTATGTGGGACAACAGGAGAACCTAGCACTTTGACAAATGAAGAACGCTTTGAAGTTATTAAATTTTGTGTAGAAAAGGTTGCAAAGCGTGTACCAGTTATAGCAGGAGCAGGTAGTAACAACACTAAACAGAGTGTAGAGCTTTGTAAAAGGTGCGAACAAATAGGAGTAGATGGGCTTTTAATAGTTACACCTTATTATAATAAAACAACTCAAAAAGGTATTATAAATCATTATAAAATATTAGCAGAAAGCGTAAACCTACCTATAATAATTTATAATGTTCCATCCAGAACAGGTCTTAATATGACACCAAAAACTGTTTTAGAATTATCAAAGATAGATAATATTGTAGGTATAAAAGAAGCTAGCGGTAATATATCACAAATTGTGGAGATAGCTAGCATTTGTCCTAAAGATTTTTATATATATTCTGGAAATGATAATCAAATTTTACCTATATTATCTATTGGTGGTAAAGGTGTTATATCGGTAATGGCTAATATTATACCTAAAGATACTCATAATATTATAGAAAAATTTTTAAATGGAGAATTTGAGGAAAGTAAAGATTTACAACTTTCTGTTATAGAGCTAAATAATGCACTATTTTGTGAAGTTAGCCCTATCCCTATTAAAACAGCTTTAGAGCTTATGGGCTATGGAAAAGCTTATTTTAGAGAACCTCTTGTTGATATG